GCGGTGGCCCCGGTCATCAGCGCGAGCCCGCTGACCGTCCCCACGCGGGGCTCGCGGCGCTCCTGAACGAACCCGTCCTCCACATCCTCAAACACTCGGCATGATCCGGCAGAATCTGAGCGCCGCGACCCGTATGAGGATCACATTCAAGAGATTGGCGTACGCGCGGGACCGGGCTGAAGTGACGGACGAGGCGTATCCGGGCGGACTGATTGCCGGGGGTGCCGGACAACAGGTGCCAAGAGCCGGGTGCCGCGGTGGAGGGGTATGTCCGGTGATGGGCATCCGCGCGACCGGGCCGCTGGCTGATGGTTGCCGGGGTGGAGGGACATGTCCGGTGGCTGCGCGGGCTGGTTTGGGGCCATGATGGCGGGCGTGATGGGAAGCCTGCAGACCGAACCCGCCCAGTCCCGCCCCGACCTGCTCGCCCCGCCGGTGGCCAAGGCCCTCGCGGTCTGGCCGGAGGAGGCGCCGGTCGACGTCGATCAGGTGCTGGTGGCGCCGATCGACGCGAGCCTGGCGGACACGGCGGCCTTCTGCGCCGCCTACGGCGTGACGCCGGCCGAGTCGGCGAACTGCGTGATCGTGGCCGGCCGTCGTGGCGAGGTGACGAGGTATGCGGCATGCATCGTCCTGGCCACCACCCGCGCCGATGTGAACGGCGTGGTCCGGCGGCATCTCGACGTTCGCAAGTGCAGCTTCGCGCCGATGGACGAGGCGGTCTCGCTGACCGGGATGGAGTACGGCGGGATCACCCCGATCGGCCTGCCCGCCGACTGGCCGATCCTGGTCGATTCCCGGGTGGTCGCCGCCCCGCACGTGATCGTGGGTTCCGGCGTCCGGCACAGCAAGATCGCGGTAGCCGGTCCGGCCCTGGGCGCCCTGCCGGGCGCCCAGGT
This window of the Actinoplanes oblitus genome carries:
- a CDS encoding YbaK/EbsC family protein, translated to MGSLQTEPAQSRPDLLAPPVAKALAVWPEEAPVDVDQVLVAPIDASLADTAAFCAAYGVTPAESANCVIVAGRRGEVTRYAACIVLATTRADVNGVVRRHLDVRKCSFAPMDEAVSLTGMEYGGITPIGLPADWPILVDSRVVAAPHVIVGSGVRHSKIAVAGPALGALPGAQVIEGLAREIG